CAGatccataaatattttaaccaaaaacataatattgtattatcaatggactatataatatatttatatattcaatatcaaattttatattaatatatatatatatatatatattaaataataagccaaattttatttttaaaatctatattatatttgttgTCATTCATCTTTTTGTCTACAAGAAAATAATtacattgttttaaaaaaaaactcaaagtacaatttagtattaaataaattgaataaattcaacgaaaagattaaaaaaagttGAATGCAAGACAACTAAAATGCAGAGATAAAACAGCTATACAAATTTCGTTGGACAatgttgtttataattttttttctttctcaaatgttgtttataatttttatttataaaaacttcaAGTACTGTATGTTGAAAAACAAATCTTCAAGTATGTAAGCTCTCAATAAGTTAACAAATAGAGCCGATAAGTAAATCAAAATCGATAATATTTTTACATGGAAAATAGTTGTTGATAtgatgaataattaaaaaaaatcatgaaataaAGCCTATTGAAAAGTATACACAAGAAACTAGCCAAATTAGAAAGAATTAAATagacaaaacatattaaaaattagaaagagaGAAGTATTTGGAATcattattttgaatataatcCAAACTCTTTAATTTTATAGCAAATCATAGTTTGGAAGAAAGCTTTTGAAAAGACTGTATCGTCTTATGTATTTGAAACTAAACATCTAGAAATTAAGATGTTATTTTAGAAGATTTCTGtagaatcttatatattaagatACTTGTATATATTTAGTCATGAAGTATTATACTTAAAGTGTTATTTGGGCAAGTTGCTAATCTTTTTTGATTATAAATGTGATTCATACGATAAGAAAGTCACAACACAAATTTTTACAATAAAAGCATGAATAACTCGGATTTATATGACAAAATTATACGACTGAATGCAAAAAGCTTTGGATTGAATTAAGTCCAAACAGACAAAAAATTATTGTCTATGTCAAAAGACATTTATGGACCAGAAGTCTAAAGATTCTAGATATTATAATAGAAATCAAAAGAGTTTATTCTGCAATGCTtaaatttcaaaagaaatatatgtgattgaaatatatatcataataatatttattcgAGAGGAAGAAATGTGATAATGTGTgatttattctttttctttattatggTTTTAGTTCCACTGAGTTTTTGCATGATAAAAGTTTGATGAGACAACAAAGAACACGCAAATGATAGACACACATAAGAGgaatataaaaatttcaaagaTAAAAGGTCTATAACAGTTCTAAAGTGTTTGTGATCAAGggaattaaaaaaatgtatcaaATCATAACAAGATTCATACACTGCAGAAGAATGGTGATGTTTGTGTCCTATATGTTTGTTCAATTGACAATTTAGCTGATTTATTCAACAAGGAGTTACCTGTTGCTATTTTTAAGAAGTTAGTTCATCTTATCGGATTATGTTGTCTCCAATATCTCGACATATGTACACATGAGGAGAAATTATTGAGTTTTCTTGGTAAGATTTTTAATCATCTAAAGTGTTTCAAAAGTACTTTTGTATAATGAACAAAATTGTTATGAATATTGTGGTGATCCCATTATTAAAAGTTCTAGATATATGTGTTCCACGAGATTTACTTGTTCTCTAAGTTACACTTAATCACCAAACTAAACTTTTCtgttgtgtttttatataaagaaaatattcatGGACTAAGACACATAAATTCTTATTTCTCtcctttttcttaaaacatttcCAAGTAAAACAAGTTTGGCTCTCAGCGACGACAGAAGAAATCGAAGGGAGCTTTTGGCTTCGAGTATTGCATTGAAAGCACTTTCATGGCTACAATGGCGTTAGCTGTCTCAGTGTAATGAATCCCATCCCAGCTTACGAACCGAGATCCTTTGTCACATACATTAGCGCCTCTATGTGCACATGTTATTTTCGCATTGTAGTTATAAGGACTCCCACCGTATCCACAACACGCCATTAAGGGTCTCTCAAAACCTGCATTACCATAACTAAAGTTAAGATTACAGCAATAAATTTCGGTCACTGATGGTAAGAAGAAATGAATAACTCTGCTTTACCGTAGGCTTTGGAATTTGCAATGAGGCTGTATTTGATAGCGTATATGTCAATATAGATAATGGTGGCATCTCTCAGTTCAATCCTCAGTCTCTCACACATATGATCTAACATTTGGTTAAACAATTTTGCTGCCGCGTTGTAACTGGCTAAGCAACCATGCTGATCAAGATCTTTGCTCTGAGCCATTGAAAGTTTCTGAGGTAGACAACCTAGTGGACCAGTGTTGTGGATCCAGAATCTCCTTCCTCCTTCATCATACAATCTCTACAGATCGCAAAACTGGTTTTGTAAGTTTACATGGTGCATACCAAAGTTCCATAACGCTAGAAACTTTAACCTTTATGCTGGTTTTTATCTCGGAAATAAATTGTGGAATCAGCTTGACCGTCTGAGAATACGAGTTGCCTATAGAGAAGGAACGAGCAATGTCGTTCTGTCCTATATCGATCATGTACAATGCGTTTCTGAATCCACTCTCGCTTATGAACATCCCCTTTGACGGATCTAAGAAACCCACAATGCTGACTCCAGTCAAGATCATTAATCAAGAAGAGAgcagatacaaaaattatttgaGATGAAGTAGGTTTACTTGAAGTAGAAGCTAGCTCGAGTGATCTGGATTTGAAATGGAGGAATTGCATGAGCTGAATGTTGAGTGAAAATGGGATGTTTTTGGGGAGAGTAGTGGATCCAACAATTGCGAAATTGGCACCGTTTTGGAACCTTGATCCATCCAAAGAATCCAAGTATGGCCTCAAGAGACTTGTATTCAAACTCTGGCCTGCGGAATCGGCAATCACATTCCCTTGTTAGTGAAACTATTCACCAAATGTAAATGGCTACATATTGAGTGAAAAAGGATTTTAATGGATATCAAATTTCCATCAAATCCATTCTTGTTTTTAATAATGCTGACTAGGGCACGGCAAAAAATATGGTACCGGCAATACtaaaccaaatcaaacaaaactAGTTTTATATCCAGAAATCTAAACTTCATTTTCATACGGAAGCCCAATATTCAGGGCCGGCCCGGAGGGCAAGCCACCCAAACTATAGATTAGGGCATCCAATATAATaggacatattttttataaaaataatcgTATTATTacttataaacaaataaatttttgtaat
The nucleotide sequence above comes from Brassica napus cultivar Da-Ae chromosome A9, Da-Ae, whole genome shotgun sequence. Encoded proteins:
- the LOC106432582 gene encoding GDSL esterase/lipase LIP-4, yielding MATLLPHSDSFSFFFVIFISLAVLSHRHPSATAAAGCQAPPVIFNFGDSNSDTGGLVAGLGYLVGLPNGRSFFRRSTGRLCDGRLLIDFLCQSLNTSLLRPYLDSLDGSRFQNGANFAIVGSTTLPKNIPFSLNIQLMQFLHFKSRSLELASTSNPSKGMFISESGFRNALYMIDIGQNDIARSFSIGNSYSQTVKLIPQFISEIKTSIKRLYDEGGRRFWIHNTGPLGCLPQKLSMAQSKDLDQHGCLASYNAAAKLFNQMLDHMCERLRIELRDATIIYIDIYAIKYSLIANSKAYGFERPLMACCGYGGSPYNYNAKITCAHRGANVCDKGSRFVSWDGIHYTETANAIVAMKVLSMQYSKPKAPFDFFCRR